A stretch of the Panicum virgatum strain AP13 chromosome 9N, P.virgatum_v5, whole genome shotgun sequence genome encodes the following:
- the LOC120693189 gene encoding protein TOC75, chloroplastic: MALTSQGISLRSPPAGPRGQGGRRSSTSVPAAAAAATRGWGQPHAGQALSISSARYESAARPRRGGASSSAIRAAASTGAHPGRDPVPTEPRIELPAVFTLFSEAAKTGAAFFIASSGAAFLLGSFGVFGGGGGGGLFGGGGGWGAGGGGAGGGGGGGFWSQLFSAGAANADDKSSGDWDAHGLPVNMTVPLTKLSGLKRYKLSELKFFDRAASGGGAYTGPEDSFFEMVTLQPGGVYTKSQLLKELETLVSCGMFERVDLEVKPKPDNTIGLTVSFVESVWSAAKQFKCINVGLMSQSGQVDFDQDMTEREKMDYLRKQERDYQQRVRGAKPCILPESVRGEVLGMMKKQEKVSARMLQKIRDHVQKWYHNEGFVCAQVVNFGNLNTNEVVCEVVEGDITKVEYQFQDKLGNIVEGNTQLPIIDRELPQQLRPGHIFNIGAGKQALKNINSLALFSNIEVNPRPDETKEGGIVVEIKLKELEPKSAEVSTEWSIVPGREGRPTLASIQPGGTVSFEHRNIYGLNRSIVGSVTSSNLLNPQDDLSFKLEYVHPYLDGVDDRSKNRTFKTSCFNTRKLSPVFVAGPNMDEAPPVWIDRVGFKANITESFTRQSKFTYGLVVEEITTRDETNSICTHGSRAMPSGGLSMDGPPTTLSGTGVDRMAFLQANITQDNTEFVNGAIIGDRYIFQLDQGLGIGSKNPFFNRHQLTLTKFINLNKQEKGAGKPLPAVLVLHGHYAGCVGDLPSYDAFALGGPYSVRGFSNGELGASRNILELATELRIPVRNTHVYAFAEHGTDLGSSKDVKGNPTEFFRRVGHGSSYGVGVKLGLVRGEYIVDHNTGTGTIFFRFGERF, translated from the exons ATGGCGCTAACCTCCCAAGGCATCTCGCTGCGCTCCCCGCCCGCGGGCCCCCGCGGCCAAGGCGGGAggcgctcctccacctccgtgcccgccgccgccgccgcggccacgcgcgGCTGGGGGCAGCCCCACGCGGGGCAAGCCTTATCCATCTCGTCCGCCAGGTACGAATCCGCCGCTCGtccgcggcggggaggcgcaTCCTCCTCCGCCATACGCGCCGCCGCTTCGACCGGCGcgcaccccggccgcgaccCGGTCCCCACCGAGCCCAGGATCGAGCTCCCCGCGGTGTTTACCCTCTTCTCGGAGGCCGCTAAGACCGGCGCTGCCTTCTTCATTGCCTCTTCTGGCGCGGCCTTCCTCCTCGGCTCGTTTGGCGtgttcggtggcggcggcggcgggggtctcttcggtggcggcggcggatggggcGCGGGGggcggtggtgccggcggcggcgggggtgggggcTTCTGGTCCCAGTTGTTCTCCGCCGGCGCGGCGAACGCGGACGATAAGTCGTCGGGGGATTGGGACGCCCACGGGCTCCCGGTCAACATGACGGTGCCACTCACCAAGCTCAGCGGGCTGAAGAGGTACAAGCTGTCCGAGCTCAAGTTCTTCGACCGTGCTGCGAGTGGGGGCGGCGCCTACACTGGGCCGGAGGATTCCTTCTTCGAAATGGTCACCCTGCAGCCCGGTGGTGTGTACACCAAGTCGCAGCTGCTGAAGGAGCTCGAGACGCTCGTCTCCTGTGGCATGTTTGAGCGGGTTGATCTGGAGGTGAAGCCCAAGCCGGATAACACCATTGGTCTCACTGTCTCCTTTGTGGAGAGTGTGTGGAGTGCCGCGAAGCAGTTCAAGTGCATCAATGTGGGGCTCATGTCGCAGTCGGGGCAGGTTGACTTCGACCAGGATATGACAGAGAGGGAGAAGATGGATTACCTCCGCAAGCAGGAACGTGATTACCAGCAGCGTGTCCGAGGTGCAAAGCCCTGCATCTTACCGGAAAGTGTACGTGGGGAGGTACTGGGAATGATGAAGAAGCAGGAGAAGGTGAGCGCCAGGATGCTGCAGAAGATCAGGGACCATGTCCAGAAGTGGTACCACAACGAGGGTTTTGTATGTGCCCAGGTGGTTAACTTTGGAAACCTTAACACCAATGAGGTTGTGTGTGAGGTTGTTGAAGGAGACATCACCAAGGTGGAGTACCAATTCCAGGATAAGCTTGGAAATATTGTTGAAGGGAATACCCAGCTTCCTATCATAGACCGAGAGTTGCCGCAACAG CTTCGACCTGGCCACATCTTTAACATCGGAGCAGGGAAACAAGCTCTGAAGAATATAAATTCACTTGCTTTGTTTTCCAATATTGAAGTGAACCCACGTCCTGATGAGACAAAGGAAGGGGGTATAGTAGTTGAAATTAAGCTTAAGGAATTGGAACCCAAGTCAGCTGAAGTAAGCACAGAATGGAGTATTGTACCTGGTCGTGAAGGCAGACCAACTCTG GCATCCATTCAACCTGGAGGAACTGTGTCCTTTGAGCACCGGAATATCTATGGCCTAAACAGATCAATTGTTGGTTCTGTTACCTCCAGCAACCTACTGAACCCTCAG GATGATCTTTCATTCAAGCTTGAGTATGTCCATCCTTACTTGGATGGTGTGGATGACCGTAGTAAGAACCGCACATTCAAAACTAGCTGCTTCAACACCAGGAAATTGAGTCCTGTCTTTGTTGCTGGTCCCAACATGGATGAAGCTCCACCTGTTTGGATTGATAGAGTTGGATTCAAAGCCAACATAACAGAG AGCTTCACGAGGCAAAGCAAATTCACATATGGCCTTGTGGTTGAAGAGATTACAACGCGTGATGAAACTAATAGTATCTGTACCCATGGTTCTCGAGCAATGCCTAGTGGTGGTTTGAGCATGGATGGACCTCCCACAACCCTTAGTGGCACTGGAGTTGATCGGATGGCATTCCTACAGGCTAATATAACTCAAGACAATACCGAGTTTGTAAATGGTGCAATTATTGGAGACAGATACATTTTCCAG TTGGACCAAGGTCTTGGCATCGGAAGCAAAAACCCATTCTTCAACCGTCATCAGCTTACACTGACAAAGTTCATCAATTTAAATAAGCAAGAGAAAGGTGCTGGCAAGCCACTACCAGCTGTCTTGGTTCTTCATGGTCATTACGCTGGCTGTGTGGGAGATTTGCCAAGCTATGATGCATTTGCACTTGGAGGGCCTTACTCTGTTAGGGGCTTTAGTAACGGTGAACTGGGTGCTTCTAGGAATATTCTTGAG CTTGCTACTGAGTTGCGCATCCCTGTAAGGAACACCCATGTTTATGCATTTGCTGAACATGGCACTGACCTTGGGAGTTCTAAGGACGTGAAAGGGAACCCTACAGAATTCTTCAGACGTGTTGGTCATGGATCTTCATATGGTGTTGGCGTCAAGCTTGGGTTGGTAAGGGGAGAGTACATTGTTGATCACAATACTGGTACTGGGACCATTTTCTTCAGATTTGGTGAGAGATTTTGA
- the LOC120693190 gene encoding RNA polymerase sigma factor sigB-like, which translates to MAFLAPPRFKCPTSTRAAVFREPAGGAGPRPGRVNCSVASTAVVDAELLQCLSVGPGPPPSPHRTLPGGFGEELLNKEAMVTAAAAEAVALARAAAELAGEVSRMAQRDHRTDSPQRDNSEGSFLAREVRRTEAGWESRRAGLGLLEGEEFSSIFTDESEDEGECTEGIVAVKSACRSERRARRIRAAMKAVQSFSKGKPGGTSSSSKKRLKGCRNPLGCFYKMTGPRLLTAKQEVEFSEGIQDLLKLEAIQKELAHYNGGEPTFSQWAAAAGTDESTLRKRLNHGVYCKNRMVKSNVRLVISIAREHEGPGMELSDLIQEGMQGLIRGAEKFDASKGFRFSTYSHWWIKQAVRKSVLEQTQIIRLPSHMAEASSRVKECWRRLQRQLKRLPSNEEIALDTGMPMRRVEAAMSLPRYTVSLTGKVGCTDATYQEIMPDASAETAEEVLHRWLMKEEVDRALGSLSPRERQVMRYRFGIEGGRPRTLHDIGQLLGVSRERIRQIELGAFRKLRGKEKVQSLQHYLQPAESW; encoded by the exons ATGGCGttcctcgcgccgccgcggttCAAGTGCCCCACTTCCACCCGCGCAGCGGTGTTCAGGGAacccgccggcggcgcaggcccCCGCCCAGGTCGTGTAAATTGCTCCGTGGCATCCACAGCAGTCGTCGATGCGGAGCTTCTCCAGTGCTTATCCGTCGGGCCGgggccgccgccttcgcctcaCCGAACCCTTCCG GGGGGTTTCGGTGAGGAGCTTCTCAACAAGGAGGCCATGGtgacggccgcggccgcggaggcCGTCGCTCTGGCTCgagcggcggccgagctcgccggagaagtATCCCGGATGGCGCAAAGGGACCACCGGACAGACTCACCTCAGCGTGATAACTCAGAGGGCAGCTTCTTGGCAAGAGAAGTCCGCCGCACCGAGGCGGGGTGGGAGTCCAGGCGCGCCGGCCTCGGATTGCTGGAGGGCGAAGAGTTCAGCAGCATTTTCACTGACGAGTCCGAGGATGAAGGCGAGTGCACGGAGGGCATCGTAGCGGTGAAGTCGGCGTGTCGGTCCGAGAGAAGGGCTCGGAGAATCAGGGCGGCGATGAAGGCGGTTCAGTCTTTCAGCAAGGGTAAGCCCGGCGGAACGTCGTCCTCGAGTAAGAAGCGGTTGAAGGGTTGCCGGAATCCTCTGGGATGCTTCTATAAGATGACCGGCCCGAGGCTTCTGACGGCGAAGCAGGAAGTCGAGTTCTCTGAAGGCATTCAG GACCTTCTGAAACTGGAGGCTATCCAGAAGGAGCTTGCACACTATAACGGTGGCGAGCCAACATTCTCCCAGTGGGCGGCAGCAGCTGGAACCGACGAGAGCACTTTGCGGAAACGCCTGAATCACGGAGTTTACTGCAAGAACAGGATGGTGAAATCTAATGTGCGACTTGTGATCTCAATTGCAAGGGAGCATGAAGGCCCCGGAATGGAGCTTTCTGATCTTATTCAG GAAGGGATGCAAGGCTTGATAAGAGGCGCGGAAAAGTTCGATGCTTCAAAGGGTTTTAGATTCTCCACGTATTCTCACTGGTGGATCAAACAAGCGGTACGCAAGTCTGTTTTAGAACAGACTCAGATAATTCGGCTGCCA TCGCACATGGCCGAAGCAAGTTCCCGAGTGAAGGAATGTTGGCGCCGGCTCCAGCGCCAGCTGAAACGGCTGCCCAGCAACGAAGAGATCGCGCTGGACACCGGCATGCCGATGCGGCGGGTGGAGGCGGCGATGAGcctcccaaggtacacggtctCCCTCACCGGCAAGGTCGGGTGCACGGACGCGACATACCAG GAGATCATGCCGGACGCCAGCGCGgagacggcggaggaggtgctGCACCGGTGGCTGATGAAGGAGGAGGTGGACAGGGCGCTGGGCAGCCTGAGCCCGCGCGAGAGGCAGGTGATGCGGTACCGGTTCGGCATCGAGGGCGGGCGGCCGCGGACCCTGCACGACATCGGGCAGCTCCTCGGGGTGAGCCGGGAGCGGATCCGGCAGATCGAGCTGGGCGCGTTCCGGAAGCTGCGGGGCAAGGAGAAGGTGCAGTCGCTGCAGCACTACCTGCAGCCGGCGGAGAGCTGGTAG